The stretch of DNA CAAAGACGTCGAAACGGCCGCCAAGTGGTTCGGGTTGTTGGACGGGGCGTCATGAGCCGGCTTGCTTCGTTGTTTGCCGCGTGCCGTGACCAGCGCCGCTCGGCGCTGATCGGGTATCTGCCGACGGGATTTCCCGACGTGCCAACGTCGATTTCGGCAATGACGGCGATGGTCGAATCCGGTTGCGACATCATCGAAGTCGGGATCGCGTATTCGGATCCGGGAATGGACGGACCCGTGATCGCAGCGGCCACCGAGGCGGCGTTGCAGGGCGGGGTGCGGGTGCGCGACGCGCTGACGGCGGTCGAGGCGATCAGCGAGGCCGGCGGACATGCCGTCGTCATGACTTACTGGAACCCGGTGCTGCGCTGGGGAATCGACGCGTTCGCGCGTGACCTGGCTTCTGCCGGCGGGCTCGGCATGATCACGCCGGACCTGATTCCCGATGAAGCGTCGGAATGGCTCGAGGTGTCGCAAGCGCGCGACCTGGATCGGATTTTCCTGGTCGCGCCGTCGTCGACACCGGAGCGGCTGGCGGCGACGGTCAACGCGTCGCGCGGATTCGTCTATGCCGCTTCAACAATGGGGGTGACCGGCGCGCGCGATGCAGTGTCGGTGGCGGCACCCGAACTGGTGCGCCGGGTGAAGGCGGTATCGGATATTCCGGTTGGCGTCGGCCTGGGTGTGCGGTCGCGTGAGCAGGCGGCGGAGATCGGCGCATACGCGGACGGTGTCATTGTGGGGTCGGCATTGGTGTCGGCGTTGAAGGATGGTATTCCGGCGGTGCGGTCGTTGACCGGGGAACTCGCCGACGGTGTGCGGCAGAGGATTACTGCATGACGACGACTTATTTGGCCTACATACCGAGCCCGTCGCAGGGCGTGTGGCACATCGGCCCCGTACCCCTTCGGGCGTATGCGTTGTTCATCATTGTCGGCATCGTGGTGGCGCTGGTGCTGGGCGACCGGCGCTGGGTTGCGCGTGGCGGCCAGGCAGGGGTCATCTACGACATTGCGCTGTGGGCAGTGCCCTTCGGCCTGATTGGTGGCCGGCTCTATCACGTCATGACGGACTGGCGGACCTACTTCGGTGAGGACGGAGCGGGACTGGCGGGTGCGCTGCGGATCTGGGATGGCGGCCTCGGCATCTGGGGCGCGGTGGCGCTTGGCGGCGTTGGTGCATGGATTGGCTGTCGGCAGAAGGGCATTCCGGTGCCCGCGTTCGGTGACGCGATTGCCCCGGGAATCATTTTGGCGCAGGCCATTGGGCGGCTTGGCAATTACTTCAACCAGGAGCTCTACGGCAGGCCGACGACGCTGCCGTGGGGCTTGGAGATTTATGAGCGGCGCGATGCCAGCGGTGCGCTCGACACGTTGAATGGCGCGTCGACGGGCCAGCTGATCGAGGTGGTACATCCGACGTTCCTGTACGAACTGCTTTGGAATCTCTTGGTTTTCGCGGCGCTGATCTACCTCGACCGCCGATTCAAGATGGGCCACGGTCGACTGTTCGCAACGTATGTTGCGGGCTATTGCCTTGGTCGATTCTGGATCGAGCTGATGCGTAGCGATGTGGCGACCCATTTTGCGGGCATTCGTGTCAACTCGTTCACGTCGACGTTCGTGTTCATCGGCGCGGTGGTCTACATCATGGTCGCGCCGAAGGGCCGAGAAGATCCTGCGACGCTCGTTGGTAAGCCGGAGACCGAGGACGAATTCGCGACATTGGCCGCCAAGGAGCTGACGGCGGTGGCGGCGACGACGGGCGTGGTGGCCGCTGCGAAGGCCGCGGGTGATGTCGAGGACCAAGACGCCAATGCAGTGGGTGACGTGGTGGATTCCGTCGAGGACGAACCTGCGGTCGAGGATGCCGATGCTGAAGCGCTTGGCGCGGACGTCGCGGGTGTCCCCGCCGAGACTGTTGAAGAGGCCGAGGAATTCGCCGCCGAGGGCGAAGAGGAAACCGAAGAACCTGAGGGTGGCCTAGGCGCCGTCGAGGGTGATGACGTCGCCGAGGCGGTAGAGGCCGCACCGGAGGTTCATGACGCAGAGGTCGAAGCGGTCGAGGAGGCCGAAGCCGTCGCCGATGAGTTGGCTGCTGAACGCGCCGAGGCCGACGATGTCGAAGGGGAAGAGCCCGAGTCCGAGCCCGAGCCCGCAGTGGAAGGCGACGAAGGCAAGGAAGAGTCCGAGCCCGAAGCCGGCCTTGGCGCGGTTGAGGGTGACGAAGTGGCCGAGGCAGTGGACGCGGCGCCGGAGGTTCACGACGCCGCGGTAGAAGCGGCCGATGAGGCGGAAACAGTCGCCGATGAGGCTGACCAGCCACTCTCCGAGGCGGCGGCGGAAGCCGAAGATATTGCTGACGCGGTGGCCGAAGCGCCGGCGGAGGACATCGAGGCGGCCGCCGAGTTCGCCGCCGCAGGCGAGCAAGCAGATGCGGTGGAGTCGGACGACTCCGAACCCGACGAGCCGGAGACCGAGGCCGCCGAAGCTGCGGTAGGAGAGGCTTCAGCCGAACCCACCGAAGAAGAGGCCGCCGAGCAGGCGGAAGCCGTGGACGATGAGGCCGATTCCGCCGCCGAGGACGAACCCAAGACGGGCGTCCTCGAAGAGGCGAAGGTCGGGCCCGAGCCGGCCGTTGCCCCCGATCCAGCCGTTGTGCCCGATCCGGCCGTTGCCCCCGATCCAGCCGTTGTGCGCGCACCGGAGCAGGAATCCGGTGGGCGATTGAGCCGCTGGCTTCGTCGTAATCGCTGACCAAAGCGAGTTATCCCCAGACCCGAATTCGTCCACAGGCTGGATCTGTGGTGTGGCGGGACGTCCTTCGCCTGATTATTGTCGAAAGTATGTTCGAATCGCTGAGCGCCGCCGCCGCGGGCACTTCTGGTGCCGGCGGAGTCGGGGCGTGGGCGCGCGTCGAGAACGCGGCCTGCGCGCGGCGGTTGGCCGCAAGCGCTGACGCCTTGGAGGCGCGGCTCTCGGCGCACGGGTCGGCCGAACGCGACCAGTGGTGCCTCGACAATTGGGATGCGGTGGCCGCTGAGGTGGCCGCAGCGCAGAACGTCTCGCACGGAGTGGCGTCGCATCAACTGCTGGTGGCGATGGCCTTACGGGAGCGGCTGCCGCGCGTCGCTGAGGTTTTCGCCACGGGGGCGATCTCGTATCGGTTGGTGTCGGCGATCGTGTCGCGCACCCGATTGGTACGCGACCTCGACGCCCGGACACAACTAGATGCGGCAATCGCGGCCGAGGTCGCGGGCTGGGGGAGCTTGTCGGTCGCCAAGGCGGAGGCGGAGATAGACGCCTGGGTGGATCGGGTTGATCCAGGCGCGTTGCGGCGCATGGAGAGTAGTTCCCGTGGCCGACACTTGGACATCGTGCCTAGCGACGACGGCAGCGGACTGGACAGTATCGAGGGCAAGCTATACGGCCACCACGGGGCTGCGCTGAAACAACGCCTCCTCGACATGGCCGGCGGCGTGTGCGAGAACGATCCCCGCACGGTTGATCAGCTGCGCTCCGATGCCCTCGGCGCGTTGGGAATGGGCGCGGACCGCCTGGCGTGCGAGTGCGGTGATCCGGCATGCTCGGCGGCCGCCAATGCGGCGCCCAGTGCGCCTGTGGTTCACGTCATCGCCGAGGAGCGCAGCCTGACCGATGACACTCCGGTACAGCTGGACGGCGAAGCACCGCCCCCGTTCGATCCGGATAAGCCGTTGCGGGACAGGACGATTGCCGAAGTGTCGGCGCCCGATCCGCAGACGGGTCCCGCGCACACAAATCCTGCGCTGGTGATCGGTGGCGGAATCATGCCAGCGCCGCTGCTCGCCGCAAAACTCGCGAAAACCGCGACGATTCGGCCGCTGATTCATCCGGGGGAGGCGCCACCGGAGCCGAGGTATGTGCCGTCACGAAAACTGGCCGACTTCGTGCGCTGTCGGGATCTGAGATGTCGCTTCCCCGGATGTGATGAGCCCGCGTACCGCTGCGACTTGGACCACACGATCCCGTATCCCGTGGGGCCGACGTGTGCCTCGAACCTCGGCTGTCTGTGTCGAAAGCACCATCTGCTCAAGACCTACTGGGGGTGGTTGGCGCGACAGTTACCCGACGGCACCTTCATCTGGACTGCGCCCAGTGGGCAGACCTACACGACCTATCCGGGTAGTCGGCTGCACTTCCCCACGCTGTGCAAGCCGACCGCGCCCGTTGCGGCGTCGGTCCGCGTGCCCCGAGCGGCCACCGGCCTGATGATGCCGCGCCGCAAGCGCACTCGGGAATACAACCGGCAACGCAGCATCGAGGCCGAACGCCGACTGAACGACGACCGTGTCCTCGAACGCAACAAACCGCCTCCCTTCTGAGGCGAAGCGGATTACCCGACGAACATTCGGCGGATTTCCTTACTTACAACGCGAGGTCCCGCTCTGGCATGCTGAATGCCATGACCGAGCCGCCTTTCAGTGGCACCGAGAGTGGCAATACGTTTCCGCCGCCGGATCCGAGTTACGTACCGCCTGGCCAATATCCGCCGCCAGGGCAGTACCCTCCCCCGCCAGGGCAATATCCACCGCCCGCGGGGATGTATCCGCCGGCGTACGCGGATCCCGCGGCGCCGTTCGGCCGTCATCCACTGACCGGCGAGCCGCTGTCCGACAAATCGAAGGTCGTCGCTGGCCTATTACAGTTGCTCGGCCTGTTTGGGCTCGTCGGTATCGGCCGCATTTATCTCGGCTACACCGGGCTTGGCATCGCTCAGCTCATCGTCGGCCTAATCACGTGCGGCCTCGGGGCGATCGTCTGGGGCATCATCGACGCGGTCCTGATGCTCACCGACAGGGTCCGCGATCCAGAGGGGCGTCCGCTGCGCGATGGCACCTAGCGCGACCAGTCGGGGACGGCTCTACGGCGCACTCGGCACCGGGGCCGCAGCCGTGGGGGCGCTCGCCTATATCGGCATCGGCGATCCACACCGTTCCGACTTCGCGTTCCCGACCTGCCCGTTCAAGGCGCTGACGGGCTGGAACTGCCCGGGGTGCGGCGGCTTGCGGATGACCCACGACCTCCTGCACGGCGACTTCGCCGCCGCCATCGTCGACAACGTATTCCTCCTTATCGGTCTGCCGATGCTGGCGGCCTGGCTGGTGCTGCGGTGGCGCCGGGGGGGAAAACTGATGCCGACGCCCGCGAGCGTCGTTATTGCCATTGCCGCGATTAGCTGGACGGTGGTACGGAATCTGCCGGGATTCCCGCTGGTCCCGACGCTTATTACCGGGTAGGTCCGCTGCTGCGCTGATACAATCAGCAACCGGGCCGGTGCAGTCCCGGACCAGATTTTCCCGGACTGCGGAGGTGCCCCCTCGATGCTGTATTCGGCATTCCCGAAACCCCAGGGCCTGTATGACCCCGCGAACGAGTCGGACTCCTGTGGCGTCGCCATGGTCACCGACATCCAGGGTCGCCGCTCGCACGGCATCGTCGCCGACGGGCTGATCGCCCTGGAACACCTCGAACACCGCGGCGCGGCCGGCGCAGAACCCAACAGCGGTGACGGCGCAGGCATCCTCATCCAGTTGCCCGTCGCACTCCTCACCGAGGTTGTCGACTTCGAACTTCCCCCTACCGCGCCCGACGGCACCAACGCGTTCGCCGCTGGCATCTGCTTCCTGCCGCAGGACCCCGACGCCCGCGCGGCCGCCACCCAACATGTCGAAGCCATCGCCAAGGACGAAGGCCTGCATGTCCTCGGCTGGCGCACGGTGCCTGTC from Mycobacterium sp. JS623 encodes:
- the lgt gene encoding prolipoprotein diacylglyceryl transferase, producing MTTTYLAYIPSPSQGVWHIGPVPLRAYALFIIVGIVVALVLGDRRWVARGGQAGVIYDIALWAVPFGLIGGRLYHVMTDWRTYFGEDGAGLAGALRIWDGGLGIWGAVALGGVGAWIGCRQKGIPVPAFGDAIAPGIILAQAIGRLGNYFNQELYGRPTTLPWGLEIYERRDASGALDTLNGASTGQLIEVVHPTFLYELLWNLLVFAALIYLDRRFKMGHGRLFATYVAGYCLGRFWIELMRSDVATHFAGIRVNSFTSTFVFIGAVVYIMVAPKGREDPATLVGKPETEDEFATLAAKELTAVAATTGVVAAAKAAGDVEDQDANAVGDVVDSVEDEPAVEDADAEALGADVAGVPAETVEEAEEFAAEGEEETEEPEGGLGAVEGDDVAEAVEAAPEVHDAEVEAVEEAEAVADELAAERAEADDVEGEEPESEPEPAVEGDEGKEESEPEAGLGAVEGDEVAEAVDAAPEVHDAAVEAADEAETVADEADQPLSEAAAEAEDIADAVAEAPAEDIEAAAEFAAAGEQADAVESDDSEPDEPETEAAEAAVGEASAEPTEEEAAEQAEAVDDEADSAAEDEPKTGVLEEAKVGPEPAVAPDPAVVPDPAVAPDPAVVRAPEQESGGRLSRWLRRNR
- the trpA gene encoding tryptophan synthase subunit alpha, which produces MSRLASLFAACRDQRRSALIGYLPTGFPDVPTSISAMTAMVESGCDIIEVGIAYSDPGMDGPVIAAATEAALQGGVRVRDALTAVEAISEAGGHAVVMTYWNPVLRWGIDAFARDLASAGGLGMITPDLIPDEASEWLEVSQARDLDRIFLVAPSSTPERLAATVNASRGFVYAASTMGVTGARDAVSVAAPELVRRVKAVSDIPVGVGLGVRSREQAAEIGAYADGVIVGSALVSALKDGIPAVRSLTGELADGVRQRITA
- a CDS encoding HNH endonuclease signature motif containing protein, yielding MFESLSAAAAGTSGAGGVGAWARVENAACARRLAASADALEARLSAHGSAERDQWCLDNWDAVAAEVAAAQNVSHGVASHQLLVAMALRERLPRVAEVFATGAISYRLVSAIVSRTRLVRDLDARTQLDAAIAAEVAGWGSLSVAKAEAEIDAWVDRVDPGALRRMESSSRGRHLDIVPSDDGSGLDSIEGKLYGHHGAALKQRLLDMAGGVCENDPRTVDQLRSDALGALGMGADRLACECGDPACSAAANAAPSAPVVHVIAEERSLTDDTPVQLDGEAPPPFDPDKPLRDRTIAEVSAPDPQTGPAHTNPALVIGGGIMPAPLLAAKLAKTATIRPLIHPGEAPPEPRYVPSRKLADFVRCRDLRCRFPGCDEPAYRCDLDHTIPYPVGPTCASNLGCLCRKHHLLKTYWGWLARQLPDGTFIWTAPSGQTYTTYPGSRLHFPTLCKPTAPVAASVRVPRAATGLMMPRRKRTREYNRQRSIEAERRLNDDRVLERNKPPPF
- a CDS encoding NINE protein, producing MTEPPFSGTESGNTFPPPDPSYVPPGQYPPPGQYPPPPGQYPPPAGMYPPAYADPAAPFGRHPLTGEPLSDKSKVVAGLLQLLGLFGLVGIGRIYLGYTGLGIAQLIVGLITCGLGAIVWGIIDAVLMLTDRVRDPEGRPLRDGT
- a CDS encoding DUF2752 domain-containing protein, coding for MAPSATSRGRLYGALGTGAAAVGALAYIGIGDPHRSDFAFPTCPFKALTGWNCPGCGGLRMTHDLLHGDFAAAIVDNVFLLIGLPMLAAWLVLRWRRGGKLMPTPASVVIAIAAISWTVVRNLPGFPLVPTLITG